AGGAGCATACAAAGCCCTGAAATTTGAGATGATAAGACAAAAAAACCTCCTAAAGAGGGGAGTCGAAGTTAAACAGGAAACGAGAGCATTCCTAGAATCTCAGATGATCACAGTCCCCATGAGACTCAAAGAAGAAGCAGAAGATTACCGTTACATACCAGACCCTGACCTTCCACCCATGAAATTCCAAGAAAAACTATTGAAAAAAATAAAAGAAACAATCCCAGAACCCCCACATATAAAAGTTAAACGTTTCATGAGAGAATACAACCTAGAAGAAGAACACGCCAGGGTCCTCACATCAGAAATAGAACTAGCAGACGCATTCGAGGAAGTGGCCAAGGAGATAGACCCAGAATTCGCAGCCCTTTGGATGAGGGATGAAGTAAAAAGAGTACTCTACTATAATAAGATGAGCTTCAAAGAAAGTAAAATAACAGCCCAAAACCTCATAGAATTACTCAAAATGATAAAAAACAAGGAAATCACAGTAAAGGCAGGTCAGAGGATAATAGAAAAAATGCCGCACACAAGAAAGAACCCCCGTAAAATAGCAGAAGAACTCGGATTAATCGGGATAATAGACGAATCAGATATTATAAAAGCCGTTGAAAAAGCCATAAAAGAGAATCCACAAGCCGTTAAGGACTATCATGATGGTAAGGAAGCTGCGATCAACTTCCTCGTTGGACAAGTAATGCGATTAACCCAGGGAAAAGCTGACCCCACAAAGACACTCCAACTCATAAAAGAAAGAATTTGAGAGGAGCCTACATGCAATGGCTAGGAAAGTCATTGATCTGATGATATGGCACCCAAAGGGCGATATCAGAAAATGTAAGATAAGTTACCTTCACAGAGGAGCCCATAAAAATTTGAAAACTATTAAAGGCACGGATATAAAGAAACTTGAAAAAGGGTTCCTGATCCTTAAAAAAGGAACAGCCATACCATATCATAGGATAGTGAAAATAGAATGCGGGGAAAAATTAATATGGAAAAAAGGTGAAAAGGGGTAAAATGGCCAAGAAAGCACTAGTAAAAGATTACATGACGAGAGAAGTTATCTCAGTAACTCCTGACACTTCAACTGCTGAGATAATCAGGTTAATGAAAGAAACAGGACATGATGGGTTCCCGGTGAGAGATAATGATAGTGTTATCGGTATCATAACCGCATTCGACCTTCTAATAAAACCTTGGGTAAAAACTGTCAAGGAGATAATGTCCACCGATGTTGTGGTGGCAGACCAGGACATGTCATTAAATGATGCCGCTAGAGTAATGTTCAGAATGGGAATATCACGCCTCCCAGTTATTGACAAGAACGGAAAGCTCGTGGGTATAATCACCAACACTGACATAGTGCGTTCACATATTGAAAGATCAACACCAATGAAAGTCAATTATTTTAAAAAGACGCTAGAACAGCTATATAATGTTAAACCAGAAGTTAAGCGGATGAAAATACCGATATCAAAGCTCAGACCCACACAGAGTAAAATATACGCTGATGAACTCGAAGGAAGAATATACGAGATCAGAAAGGGACTTGCAGAACCCACAATAGTCGTTAAAACAGGAGACCGTTACATCTTGGTTGATGGGCACCATAGAGCCGTGGCATCATATAAACTAGGCTATAAAGAAATAGACTCCTATGTAATAGACATGAAAAAAGATCTTAAACTTGGAATGGAAAAAACCGCAGATATTAACAAGATATACACCCTAGACGATATTGAAATAATCGATGACGCCCAACATCCTCTTATAGCCATCACAACCAGTATGAAAAAAGCAAAATCGAGGAAAAAAAGATGAAAAATGATATATTAAGGGAAATCTACATGGTCCTCGAAACACGCAGAGACAAACCAATAGACTCTTACACCTCCAATCTAATGAAAGATGATAACAAAACCGGAGAGGATAAAATACTTGAAAAGATTGGGGAGGAAGCAGCAGAACTTATAATAGCATCAAAAAATGATGAACACGTCCTAGAAGAGGCTGTAGACCTCCTATTTCACACTTTTTTACTCCTCGTCTATAAAGGTATAAAATTTGATGAAATCCTCGATGAATTCTCAAAAAGGAGAAAACCCCACTAATCATTCAAATGCTCTTATAATTTTAATTGCCAGGGCCGCTGCTCCAAAACCATTATCAATATTCACAACCCCGATACCTGGTGTGCAGGATTGCAACATTGAATAGAGGGCTGAGAACCCACCTTCACCCACACCATATCCAATGGAAGTTGGGACTCCAATAACGGGCACATCCACTAAACCAGCAACAACTGATGGTAGGGCGCCCTCCATCCCAGCCACCACAATTATAATCTTAACATCGTCTTCAAGCATATCATATAAAGGTTGTACAAGCCTATGAATCCCAGCAACACCCACATCATAGGCTCTGATAACCTGACAACCATATTCCTCCAAGATAGTCCTAGCTTCTTCTGCAACTGGTATATCCGCAGTACCAGCAGTTATTATACCCACCTTAGAATCCAGAGAAATTTTATCATCCCTCTTCACAACAAGAATATGAGCTCTCTTATTATATTTGATTGAAAATCCCCTCTCTTCAAGCGAACTTATCTCTTCCCTGATATTCTCAAATCTCTCAGGACTGAGACGTGTTACGATCATAGGATCTGTTGGAGAAGACAAGAGAATCTGCACAATATCATCATCATCTTTACCCAATGCTAATATAGCTTCTGGAAATCCTGTTCTTAACTTTCTCCCAATATCGAACCTAGCCACTTCTCTAATATCCAAAAACTGACTCTTTATAAGCTTTTCAGCCTCCTCGATTGAAATCTTACCATCCTTAAGATCTTTAAGTATGGGTCTTACGATGAAGACCACCCCCCAATATGATAATATAATAAAGTTTACAATATACACTTTAAAAGGTAACCGGTGAGGTGTGAAATGTACAGGGCCCACATTTTCGTCCAAGGGATAGTACAAGGCGTAGGTTTCAGGCCAACGGTCTACAGGTTAGCGAATGATCTCGAACTTAAAGGTTATGTTAGGAATCTTGGAAACATTGTAGAAATAGTCGTTGAAGGGGAAAAAGAAATCATAAGAAAATTTATCAATGATCTGAAATTGAAAAAGCCCCCAATATCGAAAATATCTAACATAGAAGTTGAATGGGATGAAATAAACCATCTAAGTTTCACAAATTTCGAAATCAAAGGGAGTTCCTCAGAATTTAAAGGAAGATCTGTAATACCTGCTGATGTTGCAACTTGTGAAGCATGCCTATCTGACATGAACAATCCAAAGGATCGAAGATACCTTTACCCATTCACCGCATGTACAGATTGTGGGCCAAGATTTACCGTAATCGAGGAAATACCCTATGACAGAGAAAGGACAAGTATGAAGGAGTTCCCGCTCTGTGAAGAATGTCAAAGGGAATACAATAACCCATCAGATCGAAGATATCATGCGGAGGCAACATGCTGTCCAGTATGCGGGCCAAAACTCTCGTTATACGATGATAGACCCATCCTTGTCGATGATCCGTTAAAAGAGGCTGCTAAGATATTAGATGAAGGTTATATTGTCGCCATGAAGGGTATAGGTGGCACGCACCTTGTATGTGACGCTACAAACGAAGAAACAGTTAAAATGTTAAGAGAAAGATTAGGAAGACCATATCAGCCCTTTGCTTGCATGTCACCCGACATCGAGACAATAAAAACCTTCGCGATAGTATCAAGTGCAGAGGAAAGAGTTTTAAAGTCAAGAAGACGGCCGATTGTCGTGTTAAAAAAAAGTGACCAATATTATCTAGCTCCATCAGTTGCTCCAAGTTTACATAATATTGGTATAATGCTCCCTTATTCAGGCATACATCATATGCTCTTTAAATATGCTGAAAGGCCCGCTTATGTGATGACATCTGCTAACAAGCCTGGAGAACCCATGATAATTAGAAACAAGGAAATACTTGGAAGACTTAAAGGCATAGCTGACTATTTCTTAATCCATAACAGGAAGATAGTGAATCGATGTGACGATTCTGTTGTCCGCTTCAGAGGGGATGACATGGCATTCATACGCCGGTCCCGTGGCTACACACCAGAACCTTATGACCTTTCAAATTTATCATCAGATTCTAATGTTATAGCATTGGGGCCTGAGATAGATGTGACATTCGCTATTTTAAACCATGGAGAATGTTATCTTTCCCAATATATTGGTAATACTACAAAATATGATACTACAAGGTTTCTGGAAGATGCCCTTAGGCATCTTATGAAAATAACTGGAATTGAGGAGGTAGATGCGGTAGCTTGTGATTTGCATCCTAGATTTTTCACGACTAAACTTGCGGAAGAGTTAAGCAGAGAATATTCAGCCCGATTATTTAAGGTTCAGCATCATCATGCCCATGCAGCCGCCCTTGCGGTAGATTCTGGAGTAGATGAATTTGTATGCATCGCGGCTGATGGTGTAGGGTATGGAGATGATGGTACGGCATGGGGTGGTGAAATACTTTATTGTTTTGATGATCAATATAAGAGACTTGGGAGCTTAGCCCCCCAGAAAATGCCGGGTGGAGACTTATGCGCCATATATCCTGCTAGGATGCTTTTTTCAATCCTTGGAAGTTATTATACTCTTGATTATCTTGAAGAACTTTTCAAGGATGAATACAAGCAATATTTCCCCCATGGCGAGAAGGAGATACAATTGGTGAGAAGACAATTGGAAAGGGATATTAATGTTGGTATAACCACAAGTACTGGGAGGATCCTGGATTCTATCGCAACAGCACTCCATATATGTTCTAAGAGGACATATGAGGGGGAGTGTGCGATGAAACTTGAATCAGCCGCTTATAAGTCCTCAAATTATCTTGATATACCCTATAGGGTGGACAAGTACGAAGGTAGGTATGTTCTTGACACAACAGATCTTTTATTAAAAGTGATGGAGCTTAAAAATGCGGGTGAAAAAATAGTGGATATAGCGGCAGCAGCTCAAAGATCTCTCTCAAGGGGTTTGGCTGAGATAGCTGTTAGGGTTGCGGAGGATGTTGGCACAGATATAATCGGTGGATCAGGGGGTGTGTTCTATAATGAGGCCATAAGTCTCACGGTCAAGGATTATGTGGAGGATATGGGTTATAGGTTTATACAACATAAAAATTCGTGTGCAGGTGATGGTTCAGTATCCCTTGGACAAGCTGTGATCGCCACTATGCGACTATAGCGGATTTTCTTCTAGGATCTTTTCTGCTTTCCTTTTGAGTGATTCATAGACTTTTATCAACTTCTCTAATTCTTTCACCGCCCCCTCATCACCTTTTTTTATTCTTGTTTCTATTTTCATGAGCCTTGACCATTCACTGGTGAAAAATTCTTCATCTTCTTCTATAAGGTCTATTTTGAAGGTGTTCTTGTTTATTATGATGCTAAGGTGGATGTCATTAGAAATATTATAATATTTACGTGGTCTTCCACGTTCTATTTTCTTAAAGAAGGAATCTAGTATACCTACTTCTTCCATTGCTCTCAGATGTTCTATTATGGCTTTCTGGCCTATCTTTAACTCCTTTGATATTTGGCTTACGAATCTTGGCTCTTCCCTTAATAGGTTTATGATTTCGCGTCTTGTCCTGCATCCCATAACATCTAGTAAGGCTTCCATGTCCATGTTGTTTATCCTTGTCATTGTTATAATCATTTGACGAAAGATTTATATAACCTTTTGTAACTATAACTTTCTTGAACCTAAAATTATAACCTTTTGTAACTTTAATAGGGTGACTCAATGCCAAAACCAAAAAAGGAAAAATCCGAAAAAGAACTTGAAAAATGCACAAAAAAATTAAAAGAACTCAAAAAAGAGTTATCAAAAAAGGAAGATGAAATAGAAGAATACATTTCACATTTGCAAAGATTACAAGCTGACTTCGAAAACTATAAAAAACAAAGAGAAAAACAAGAAACCCAGATAATAGAATACGCCAATGAAAAACTCATACTAAAATTAGTAGACGTGCTAGAGGACATGGAACGAGCCATTGCCAACTGTAACAGCCCCAAAGACTTCAAAGATGGTCTGAATCTCATCTACAGGAAATTCAACAATATCCTAGAAAAAGAGGGCCTACAAAGAATACCCACCAAAGGAGAAAAATTCGACCCATTCAAACACGAAGCAATCCAAGTAGAAAATCACGAAAAATACAAAAACGGGGAAATAATCGAAGAAATATCAAGAGGTTACATGCTAAAAGACAAGATAATAAAACCCTCCCTCGTAAAAGTATGTAAAAAGGATTAATGGGGTGATTAAGTGGCGAAAAAGGAAAAGATCATAGGAATAGACCTTGGGACAAGCAACTCTGCCGCAGCAGTACTCATAGGTGGTAAACCCACCATAATACCCAGTGCAGAAGGCGCATCACTATATGGTAAAACATTCCCAAGTGTTGTCGCATTCACAGAAGACGGACAAATGCTAGTAGGAGAACCAGCCAGAAGACAAGCAATCACAAACCCAGAAAACACAATCACAGCCATAAAAAGGAGCATGGGCACCAACAGGAAAATAAAAATCCAAGACAAAGAATTCACACCACAAGAAATATCAGCATTCATACTACAAAAAATAAAAAAGGACGCAGAAGCATTCCTAGGAGAAAAAGTGGAAAAAGCAGTTATAACTGTCCCAGCCTATTTCAACGACAACCAGAGAACAGCAACAAAAGACGCCGGCACGATAGCAGGATTAGAAGTCGTTAGACTAGTAAACGAACCAACAGCCGCAAGCCTAGCCTACGGATTAGACAAAGAAGACGAAGAACTCGACATAATGGTATTCGACTTCGGAGGAGGAACACTAGACGTAACAATAATGGAATTCGGCGGAGGAGTATTCGAAGTACAATCCACAAGCGGAGACACACAACTCGGCGGAACAGACATGGACAACGCCATCATGAACTACCTAGCAGAAGAATTCAAAAAAGAAACAGGAATAGACATAATGGAAGACGACAATGCAGTCCAAAGACTGAGAGAAGCCGCCGAAAAAGCCAAAATAGAACTATCATCAACAGTACAAACCGAAATAAACCTACCATACATAACAGCAGACTCCAGCGGCCCCAAACACCTCATACATACGCTGACAAGGGCAAAACTAGAAGAACTAGTAGATCCAATCGTCCGAAAATGTGCAGGGCCAATGGAACAAGCCCTAAAAGATGCTAAGATGGGTAAAGAAGACATCGACAAAATAATACTAGTAGGTGGGCCCACAAGGATGCCAATCGTCCAAAAATTCGTCGAAGACTTCATGGGCAAACCAGTTGAACGTGGAATCGACCCAATGGAATGCGTGGCAATGGGAGCGGCCATACAAGGCGGAGTACTCGCAGGTGAAATAAAAGATATTGTACTATTAGACGTGACACCATTATCCCTTGGCATCGAAACACAAGGGGGTATATTCACCAAATTAATCGAAAGAAACACAACAATACCCACACGAAAGAGCCAAATATTCACAACAGCAGCCGACAACCAAACAGCAGTAGACATACACATATTACAAGGTGAAAGGCCAATGGCAAAGGATAACATAAGCCTTGGTAGATTCCAATTAGTAGGCATACCACCCGCCCCAAGGGGAGTGCCACAAATAGAAGTAACATTCGACATTGACGCCAACGGCATACTAAACGTGTCAGCAAAGGACCTTGGAACAGGAAAAGAACAAGCCATGAAAATAACAGCACCACATAAACTATCAGAAGAAGAAATAAAAAAGAAGATTGAAGAAGCCAAAAAGTATGCTGAAGAAGACCGTAAAAGACAAAAAGAAGTTGAAATCAGAAACAATGCAGACTCCATGATATACACAGCAGAAAAAACCCTAAATGAACTATCAGAGAAAATACCCTCTGATAAGAAAGAGAAAATCAAAAAATTAATCGAAGAATTAAAAGAAGAACTTAAAGGAGATGACATAACAAAGATAAAATCAAAGACAGAAGAACTCACAAAGGCCGTGCAAGAGATCGGCGCAACAATCTACCAACAAGTACAACAAGAAAGCGGGGACTCAGATGATACAATCGATGCAGACTACGAAGTAAAAGATTAATCCATCCCCTCCAATTTTTTGGTGAACCTATGCCAAAAAAGGATTATTATGAGATACTAGGTGTTGATAGAAACGCCAGTAAAAAAGATATAAAAAGAGCCTATAGGAGGCTGGCGAGGAAATACCATCCGGACGTTAGCGATGACCCCAATGCTGCTGAAAAGTTTAAAGAAATCAGCGAAGCCTACGCGGTATTATCCGATGATGAGAAAAGGCGAAGATACGACCAATTCGGACACGCTGGGATGGAAGGGTTCACACAAGAAGACATATTCAGAAACATAAACTTTGAAGACATATTCAAAGATTTAGACTTCGATTTTAGCAACATATTCGACATCTTCGGCTTCGGCAGGAGACGAAGCCCCCAAAAGGGGGCTGATATAAATTATAGGCTCGAAATAACACTAGAAGATGCATACAACGGCTTGGAAACCGATATAAAAGTCCCACATACAAGAAAGTGTCCTGTTTGTAATGGTTCAAGGGCAGAACCCGGCAGCAACACAAGGACATGCACCACCTGTAACGGCACAGGACAGGTAAGACAAGTGCAAAGAACGCTCCTAGGCCAAATAATGAACATAAAAACCTGTCCGGATTGTAATGGGGAAGGTAGAATCATTGAAAAACCATGTAACAATTGTAAAGGTACAGGAATGGTTAAAAAGACGAGCACGATCCATATAAGGATACCCCCTGGAGTTGAGGACGGTTCAAAGTTAAGGATTCCAGGAGAAGGTGAAATGGGCCCAATGGGCAGGCCCCCAGGCGACCTTTACGTGACGATAAAAATAAAACCACACAAATTATTCGAAAGGAAAGGGGCTAACCTTTATTTTGAAAAACCAATAAGTTTCGTCCAAGCAGCCCTAGGAGATATAGTTGAAATCCCAACCATGGAAAAACCAGTCAAACTTAAAATACCCCCAGGAACCCAAACCGGGACTACATTCCGCATAAAAGGTTATGGGATGCCCCATATCAACTGGGAAGGCCGTGGCAACTTATATGTGAAAGTGAGGGTTGTAACACCACAAAAGTTGAATAAGAGACAAAAGGAACTTTTAAGGGAATTTGCGAAGGTTAGTGGTGATGAGATCAAAAAGGAAAAGGGTCTGTTCCAGAGGATGAAGGATGCTATAATATATTGAATGGAGCATGCCGAGAGTAACCCCCCTTCTGTTCATGGCAGCATTTATCTAGGCGGGCTACCTCTGCCTCGTACAGTACTCATAGGCAGTATTTGCCCTTGCATCCCACGGGTTGGCCGTTTCACCGATCCCCCCACTGTCAATCAACCCCTTTATAGTGGTTGGGGTCTCATTATCATCCAAATGGGGGACGTGTCGTTTCTGCTCCAGAGCCCAGCCTCTCGGCTGATGCCTTGCGGCACCGTGGATACTGTATGATGGGGGGAGTTTCCTCAGCCCCCCACACAATGAGTGTGTGGTGGGGGGCCGGTAGCTGCCCTTCGGCTTACTCCATCAAAGAATAGTATTGAATAGCGGGGCCTAGATTTGAACTAGGGATCTCGGGGTTATGAGCCCCGCGGGATCACCAGACTACCCCACCCCGCTAAATAGTAGATTATATCATAACCTTATATAAATCTTTCGCCCCCACCGTGCCTGGGAGGATCTGTTTTGGGGCGGTGGAGTAGTTTCTTGTGGGATATGGGTAAGTTTTTTAGTTTATTTTGTGGAAATCCCATGTGGGTGTAGGGTTGAACAACCTCGATTTTTTGACTTTCTATATTCACAGAAAGGTTTTAACTGCTTATATATATGGAGAATCTATTAGCATTTTGGGGGGAGTGTAAGGGTATTTAAATTTGTATTTTGGCGTGCTGCCAAGTTGTGGTGGTTTTATAAGTAAGGATAGTTTGAATTTTGATGTGTGTGGTTTATTTTATTTTATCTTCTAATTTTTTAAGTCTTTTGTCCAAGGATTCGAGTTTTTTATTAGTATAACCTCTATATTCATTGAATCTCTGTTCTAATTCGCTTATATTACGTGATACTAGGTCTAATCTGCTTTGTAATGTTTTTATATCATCTTTTGTGGCTAATTCCCAATCTTTTATTAGTTCGTCGCTTTTTTCTTCTAGGAAAGCGTCAATTTTACTTGATATTATATCTGTGCTGATGGGCACTTCCTTTACTTTGTGGATTATCCTGTCGCTTACATCGGATACTTTTTCGCTTACGCTCATGCGTCCACCTTCCTCTTCAGTAAGTTTTCCCCCCATATTATAAACACGGGATCTTAGGCGTGTCTTAACATTGCCAGATTCTATGAGATAATAATATAATAAGACTATTATAGCCCCTGCGAGTATAAGTATAGCTAACAGTTCTAATGCGCTCATACTAATCCCTCACCCTTTTTAAAATTTTATCCATTTCTTTTTCTTTTTTTTCTATGTCTTTTAGCATTTCTTCGAGTTTTCTGAATTCTGTCTGGGCTTCTAGTCTCGCTAATCTTTCACTTATTTCACTGTGAAGATATCCTATTCTTTGCATTATATTCTTGGTATCTTTCCTTATCTTCGCTAATTTCTCCTGTTGCTCCTTTGGAAGGGGTATTGTCGTCTCCATTAAACGTTTAGATTCAAGATCCTTTTCAACGAGTGAGATTTTTCTGAGTTCTATCTCCTTCTCGAGTAATAGAACATTATTCTGCACTTCCCTGACCTTCCTCCATTGGATGGCAATTATAACTATAGCTGCAAATGCTATGAAAGCCAAAATCAAGATCATTAAATTTTGGGGTATTATAACACTACTTGTAGCCATACCACTCCCTCACATATATTCTTTTAGCAGATGATATATAAATAGGTTTATAAGATTAAAATTTCACTATTGACCATAATGAGTATTATGTGATCATCATGGAGGAAGAATACAAGAAAGCTGGGCGGATACTATCAAAGATCCGAAGGAAAGCTTCCAGGTTCGTGCAAGAAGATCTGCCAGTTATAGAACTCGTAAATTTCGTTGAAGATAATATCCGGAAAGAAGGGGCTAGACCAGCATTCCCATGTAATGTTTCAATAAATGATATAACAGCACATTACACCCCCCCAGCCAACGACAAAACTGTGATTAGAAGTGGGGATCTTGTGAAATTAGATATGGGTGCGCATGTAGATGGTTATATAGCCGATACCGCCATAAGCATCCTCATAGGAGACCATGATGAAAATTTTGAAAAAAACCTGAAAATGATCGAGGCGTCCCAGAGGGCTCTTGAAAATGCTATAAGCATAATAAAAGCCGGTGTAGAACTCGAAAAAGTAGGGAAGATCATCCAGGATACCATAAATGATTTCGGTTTCAAACCAGTAGCCAATCTCACCGGTCATAGTATGGATAGATGGATACTACATTCAGGATTATCAGTACCTAATATCAACGAGAAAAATACACATAAACTCGAAGAAGGAGATGTTCTCGCTATCGAACCATTCGCAACTGATGGTATTGGATATGTAACCGACATGCCCCAGACATATATTTTCAGATTTTTAAGGGATAGACCCCTCAGATTAGCCCATGCAAGGAATGTTCTCAAAAAGATAAAACAAGAATACAAAAGTTTACCATTCGCCCAAAGGTGGCTAACAGAATACTTCGACCCCAAAAGACTTAACGCTTCTATGAGGCTACTAATACAGTCAAGGGCGATCTACCCATACCATGTACTCCGAGAAAAGAGTGGCGCATGGGTATCACAAGCAGAACATACAATAATCGTTGAAAAGGACAGCTGCCAAGTTATAACCGAATAAAGACTTTTTCTCGCCAAAATTTTATATACTACTTTCACAGAAAATAGTAAAAATATAGAAAATTTTTCACATTGGGGGGGTGAATTTTTATGATCCTAGAAGGGCCAGTAGGCCTCTATCTTAAAGGTCTAATTGACAATCTTTTAGATGAAATTGAAAATGATGTGAATGGTAAAAGAGCATTAGATTTAGGTTGTGGGTATGGATACTATACAGTGGATTTGCTTCAGAGAGGATATGAAGTTGATGCTGTTGATATTTCAAAACATTCAATCCAAATGACCCGAAATTGAGAAAATGGAAAATAATCCAAGTGTCAAATTACATAATATAAACGCATTAAAATTCAAACCAGAGAAAAAATATAATCTTATAGTCTGCTTTGAGATGTTAGAACATTTACATGAAGATCTAAAGTTATTAAAATTGATCAATTCTTGGATGAAAAATGATGGATTTTTATTAATCAGCGTCCCCCACAATGAAAAGCTTTGGAACATAAGAGACGAACAAGCCGGCCACCTTAGAAGATACTCCAAGGACGAAATCAAAAATAAATTGAAAAAAGCAAATCTAAAACCGACAAGGATACTATGTTACGGTTTCCCATTTATCAGACTATTCCTAGGAACCTATTTAAAAATTGAGGAAAAAATGCAAAAAAAGACGGGAAAAGAGGATAAAACCAACACCTCACAAACCAGACCAGTTCTACCAAGGCGGATGAAAAAAATAAGCGCGCCCATACTAAAACATCTTTTCAAATTCGACAATTTGTTCTTAAATAGTGATCGAGGTTTTGGACTAGTAATAATGGCCAAGAAAATTACACAATGATAAGAGGGAGCGTTAAGGGCCTTGCAGGGCAGAGAAAATAAAATCCAAGTAAAAAAGGGTGACATTACCAATATCGAAGTTGATGCCATAGTTAACCCTGCCAATTCCTATGGTCTAATGGGGGGAGGCGTGGCATTATCAATAAAAGAGA
The sequence above is drawn from the Methanothermobacter tenebrarum genome and encodes:
- a CDS encoding DUF504 domain-containing protein, with amino-acid sequence MARKVIDLMIWHPKGDIRKCKISYLHRGAHKNLKTIKGTDIKKLEKGFLILKKGTAIPYHRIVKIECGEKLIWKKGEKG
- the hisE gene encoding phosphoribosyl-ATP diphosphatase, yielding MKNDILREIYMVLETRRDKPIDSYTSNLMKDDNKTGEDKILEKIGEEAAELIIASKNDEHVLEEAVDLLFHTFLLLVYKGIKFDEILDEFSKRRKPH
- a CDS encoding CBS domain-containing protein, whose amino-acid sequence is MAKKALVKDYMTREVISVTPDTSTAEIIRLMKETGHDGFPVRDNDSVIGIITAFDLLIKPWVKTVKEIMSTDVVVADQDMSLNDAARVMFRMGISRLPVIDKNGKLVGIITNTDIVRSHIERSTPMKVNYFKKTLEQLYNVKPEVKRMKIPISKLRPTQSKIYADELEGRIYEIRKGLAEPTIVVKTGDRYILVDGHHRAVASYKLGYKEIDSYVIDMKKDLKLGMEKTADINKIYTLDDIEIIDDAQHPLIAITTSMKKAKSRKKR
- a CDS encoding nucleotide exchange factor GrpE, which translates into the protein MPKPKKEKSEKELEKCTKKLKELKKELSKKEDEIEEYISHLQRLQADFENYKKQREKQETQIIEYANEKLILKLVDVLEDMERAIANCNSPKDFKDGLNLIYRKFNNILEKEGLQRIPTKGEKFDPFKHEAIQVENHEKYKNGEIIEEISRGYMLKDKIIKPSLVKVCKKD
- a CDS encoding ArsR family transcriptional regulator, whose product is MTRINNMDMEALLDVMGCRTRREIINLLREEPRFVSQISKELKIGQKAIIEHLRAMEEVGILDSFFKKIERGRPRKYYNISNDIHLSIIINKNTFKIDLIEEDEEFFTSEWSRLMKIETRIKKGDEGAVKELEKLIKVYESLKRKAEKILEENPL
- the hypF gene encoding carbamoyltransferase HypF, with protein sequence MYRAHIFVQGIVQGVGFRPTVYRLANDLELKGYVRNLGNIVEIVVEGEKEIIRKFINDLKLKKPPISKISNIEVEWDEINHLSFTNFEIKGSSSEFKGRSVIPADVATCEACLSDMNNPKDRRYLYPFTACTDCGPRFTVIEEIPYDRERTSMKEFPLCEECQREYNNPSDRRYHAEATCCPVCGPKLSLYDDRPILVDDPLKEAAKILDEGYIVAMKGIGGTHLVCDATNEETVKMLRERLGRPYQPFACMSPDIETIKTFAIVSSAEERVLKSRRRPIVVLKKSDQYYLAPSVAPSLHNIGIMLPYSGIHHMLFKYAERPAYVMTSANKPGEPMIIRNKEILGRLKGIADYFLIHNRKIVNRCDDSVVRFRGDDMAFIRRSRGYTPEPYDLSNLSSDSNVIALGPEIDVTFAILNHGECYLSQYIGNTTKYDTTRFLEDALRHLMKITGIEEVDAVACDLHPRFFTTKLAEELSREYSARLFKVQHHHAHAAALAVDSGVDEFVCIAADGVGYGDDGTAWGGEILYCFDDQYKRLGSLAPQKMPGGDLCAIYPARMLFSILGSYYTLDYLEELFKDEYKQYFPHGEKEIQLVRRQLERDINVGITTSTGRILDSIATALHICSKRTYEGECAMKLESAAYKSSNYLDIPYRVDKYEGRYVLDTTDLLLKVMELKNAGEKIVDIAAAAQRSLSRGLAEIAVRVAEDVGTDIIGGSGGVFYNEAISLTVKDYVEDMGYRFIQHKNSCAGDGSVSLGQAVIATMRL
- the larB gene encoding nickel pincer cofactor biosynthesis protein LarB, yielding MVRPILKDLKDGKISIEEAEKLIKSQFLDIREVARFDIGRKLRTGFPEAILALGKDDDDIVQILLSSPTDPMIVTRLSPERFENIREEISSLEERGFSIKYNKRAHILVVKRDDKISLDSKVGIITAGTADIPVAEEARTILEEYGCQVIRAYDVGVAGIHRLVQPLYDMLEDDVKIIIVVAGMEGALPSVVAGLVDVPVIGVPTSIGYGVGEGGFSALYSMLQSCTPGIGVVNIDNGFGAAALAIKIIRAFE
- the gatB gene encoding Asp-tRNA(Asn)/Glu-tRNA(Gln) amidotransferase subunit GatB; amino-acid sequence: MKCGLEIHVQLETESKLFCDCPTNYQEVSANENICPVCLNQPGAKPYPPNEKAIEGAIKIALMLDCKINPETTYFLRKHYDYPDLPSGYQRTSVPIGYNGELNNVRIREVHLEEDPGQYKPDLGVVDFNRSGIPLIEIVTEPDIKSPEEARNFLKELIRVLEYSKCARGEGTMRADVNISLEGGKRVEIKNINSIKGAYKALKFEMIRQKNLLKRGVEVKQETRAFLESQMITVPMRLKEEAEDYRYIPDPDLPPMKFQEKLLKKIKETIPEPPHIKVKRFMREYNLEEEHARVLTSEIELADAFEEVAKEIDPEFAALWMRDEVKRVLYYNKMSFKESKITAQNLIELLKMIKNKEITVKAGQRIIEKMPHTRKNPRKIAEELGLIGIIDESDIIKAVEKAIKENPQAVKDYHDGKEAAINFLVGQVMRLTQGKADPTKTLQLIKERI